Proteins encoded together in one Streptomyces sp. TLI_171 window:
- the hrpA gene encoding ATP-dependent RNA helicase HrpA, which yields MPAVSSPVAPQPAPTLAELAARLPGLMLRDAQRLGRRLEGTRKVRSDEARQKVLAELAAEFDRSELRVADRRAAVPVIRYPQELPVAQKKDDILAAVRDHQVVIVAGETGSGKTTQIPKICLELGRGVRGLIGHTQPRRIAARTVAERVAEELDTPLGAAVGWKVRFTDQAGQDTLVKLMTDGILLAEIQTDRDLRQYDTLIIDEAHERSLNIDFLLGYLKQLLPRRPDLKVIITSATIDPERFAEHFDDAPIIEVSGRTYPVEVRYRPLVEDADQDADEDESDRDRDRDQIQGICDAVEELQAEGPGDILVFLSGEREIRDTADALTKLKLRFTEILPLYARLSSAEQHRVFQRSSQRRVVLATNVAETSLTVPGIKYVIDPGTARISRYSHRTKVQRLPIEAISQASANQRKGRCGRTSDGICIRLYSEEDFLSRPEFTDAEILRTNLASVILQMTAAGLGDIAAFPFLDPPDSRNIKDGVSLLHELGALDPNEKDHRKRLTDLGRKLAQLPVDPRMARMVLEADRLGCVRDVMVIAAALSIQDPRERPAEKRQAADERHRRFHSETSDFLSYLAMWRYVREQQKELSSSAFRRMCKSEFLNYLRIREWQDVYVQLRTIAKQLGVTIDEPHDDAEPDADRIHQALLSGLLSHLGLFDVEKREYAGARGARFAVFPGSGLFKKPPRWVMSAELVETSRLWARINAKIEPEWVEPLAAHLIKRSYSEPHWEKKAGAVLAYEKVTLYGLPIVAQRKVNYGRVEPELCRELFIRSALVEGDWETHHRFFAENRKLLDEVEELENRARRRDILVDDQTLFDFYDARLPEDVVSARHFDAWWKKTRRDQPDLLNFEKSMLINDSADGVTEADYPDFWPQGKLRFPLTYQFEPGSDADGVTVHIPLPVLNQVVSEGFDWQIPGLREELVTAWIRALPKAIRRNFVPAPDFARAAMRELTDRQEPLLPTLERVLHRMSGLPIPPEAWDEERIPEHLKVTFRVVDGKRKLAESKDLEELRRKLQPKLSETLSSAASGRGIERTGLTAWPADLPVLQRTFEQRSRGHSLRAYPALVDEGASVGIKLFDTPEAQARSMWAGTRRLLMLQVNSPAKSIQGRLGNQAKLALSYNPHGSVPALFEDIVAAATDRLMGLNGGVVWDAEAFAGLYDKVRADLYELSADTTLKTATALIAFHKASTRLKSVSSPVLLSAVNDIRLHLASLVHPGFVADTGWSRLGDLKRYLIAVDRRLEALPNHPQRDLQNLLKVQAVQQAYGELLAKVPAGREPSPEVRAVRWMIEELRVSFFAQGLGTPSPVSEKRILKAMEAAAATL from the coding sequence CTCGCGGAGCTGGCCGCCCGGCTGCCCGGTCTGATGCTGCGCGACGCGCAGCGCCTCGGCCGCCGCCTGGAGGGCACCCGCAAGGTCCGCTCGGACGAGGCCCGGCAGAAGGTCCTGGCCGAGCTGGCGGCCGAGTTCGACCGCTCCGAGCTGCGGGTGGCCGACCGGCGCGCGGCGGTGCCCGTGATCCGTTATCCGCAGGAACTGCCGGTCGCGCAGAAGAAGGACGACATCCTGGCCGCCGTCCGCGACCACCAGGTGGTGATCGTCGCGGGCGAGACCGGCTCCGGCAAGACCACCCAGATCCCGAAGATCTGCCTGGAGCTGGGCCGCGGCGTGCGCGGCCTGATCGGCCACACCCAGCCGCGCCGGATCGCCGCCCGCACGGTCGCCGAGCGGGTCGCCGAGGAGCTGGACACCCCGCTGGGCGCGGCGGTGGGCTGGAAGGTCCGGTTCACCGACCAGGCCGGCCAGGACACCCTGGTCAAGCTGATGACCGACGGCATCCTGCTGGCCGAGATCCAGACCGACCGGGACCTGCGCCAGTACGACACCCTGATCATCGACGAGGCGCACGAGCGCAGCCTGAACATCGACTTCCTGCTCGGCTACCTCAAGCAGCTGCTGCCCCGCCGTCCCGACCTCAAGGTGATCATCACCTCCGCCACCATCGACCCGGAGCGCTTCGCCGAGCACTTCGACGACGCCCCGATCATCGAGGTCTCCGGCCGCACCTACCCGGTCGAGGTCCGCTACCGCCCGCTGGTCGAGGACGCCGACCAGGACGCCGACGAGGACGAGTCGGACCGCGACCGCGACCGCGACCAGATCCAGGGGATCTGCGACGCCGTCGAGGAGCTGCAGGCCGAGGGGCCGGGCGACATCCTTGTGTTCCTCTCCGGCGAGCGCGAGATCCGCGACACCGCCGACGCCCTGACCAAGCTGAAGCTCAGGTTCACCGAGATCCTGCCGCTCTACGCCCGGCTCTCCTCCGCCGAGCAGCACCGGGTCTTCCAGCGCTCCTCGCAGCGCCGGGTGGTGCTGGCCACCAACGTCGCCGAGACCTCGCTGACCGTCCCCGGCATCAAGTACGTGATCGACCCCGGCACGGCCCGGATCTCCCGCTACAGCCACCGCACCAAGGTGCAGCGGCTGCCGATCGAGGCGATCAGCCAGGCCAGCGCCAACCAGCGCAAGGGCCGCTGCGGCCGCACCTCGGACGGCATCTGCATCCGGCTGTACTCGGAGGAGGACTTCCTCTCCCGCCCCGAGTTCACCGACGCCGAGATCCTGCGCACCAACCTGGCCTCGGTGATCCTGCAGATGACCGCGGCCGGCCTCGGCGACATCGCGGCCTTCCCGTTCCTCGACCCGCCGGACTCCCGCAACATCAAGGACGGCGTCAGCCTGCTGCACGAGCTGGGCGCCCTCGACCCGAACGAGAAGGACCACCGCAAGCGCCTGACCGACCTGGGCCGCAAGCTGGCCCAGCTCCCTGTCGACCCGCGGATGGCCCGCATGGTGCTGGAGGCCGACCGCCTGGGCTGCGTGCGCGACGTGATGGTGATCGCCGCCGCGCTGTCCATCCAGGACCCGCGCGAACGCCCCGCCGAGAAGCGCCAGGCCGCCGACGAGCGCCACCGCCGCTTCCACTCGGAGACCTCCGACTTCCTGTCCTACCTGGCGATGTGGCGCTACGTCAGGGAGCAGCAGAAGGAGCTGTCCTCGTCCGCGTTCCGCCGGATGTGCAAGTCCGAGTTCCTCAACTACCTGCGGATACGGGAGTGGCAGGACGTCTACGTCCAGCTGCGGACCATCGCCAAGCAGCTCGGGGTCACGATCGACGAGCCTCATGACGACGCGGAGCCGGACGCGGACCGGATCCACCAGGCACTGCTCTCCGGCCTGCTCTCCCACCTGGGTCTGTTCGACGTGGAGAAGCGCGAGTACGCGGGCGCCCGCGGGGCCAGGTTCGCGGTGTTCCCGGGTTCGGGGCTGTTCAAGAAGCCGCCGCGCTGGGTGATGTCGGCCGAGCTGGTGGAGACCTCCCGGCTGTGGGCGCGGATCAACGCGAAGATCGAGCCGGAGTGGGTGGAGCCGCTGGCCGCCCACCTGATCAAGCGCAGCTACAGCGAGCCGCACTGGGAGAAGAAGGCCGGCGCGGTGCTGGCGTACGAGAAGGTCACGCTGTACGGCCTGCCGATCGTCGCCCAGCGGAAGGTCAACTACGGCCGGGTCGAGCCCGAGCTGTGCCGCGAGCTGTTCATCCGCTCCGCGCTGGTGGAGGGCGACTGGGAGACCCACCACCGGTTCTTCGCGGAGAACCGCAAGCTGCTCGACGAGGTCGAGGAGCTGGAGAACCGGGCCCGCCGCCGGGACATCCTGGTCGACGACCAGACCCTGTTCGACTTCTACGACGCCCGGCTGCCGGAGGACGTGGTCTCCGCCCGGCACTTCGACGCCTGGTGGAAGAAGACCCGCCGCGACCAGCCCGACCTGCTCAACTTCGAGAAGTCGATGCTGATCAACGACTCCGCGGACGGGGTCACCGAGGCCGACTACCCGGACTTCTGGCCGCAGGGCAAGCTGCGCTTCCCGCTGACGTACCAGTTCGAGCCGGGCAGCGACGCGGACGGCGTGACGGTGCACATCCCGCTGCCGGTGCTGAACCAGGTGGTGTCGGAGGGCTTCGACTGGCAGATCCCGGGCCTGCGCGAGGAGCTGGTGACGGCCTGGATCCGGGCGCTGCCGAAGGCGATCCGCCGCAACTTCGTCCCGGCCCCGGACTTCGCCCGGGCCGCGATGCGGGAGCTGACGGACCGCCAGGAGCCGCTGCTGCCGACCCTGGAGCGGGTGCTGCACCGGATGTCGGGCCTGCCGATCCCGCCGGAGGCCTGGGACGAGGAGCGCATCCCGGAGCACCTGAAGGTGACCTTCCGGGTGGTGGACGGCAAGCGGAAGCTCGCCGAGTCCAAGGACCTGGAGGAGCTGCGCCGCAAGCTGCAGCCGAAGTTGTCGGAGACGCTCTCCAGCGCCGCCTCCGGCCGCGGCATCGAGCGCACCGGCCTGACCGCCTGGCCGGCCGACCTGCCGGTCCTGCAGCGCACCTTCGAGCAGCGTTCCCGCGGCCACTCGCTGCGCGCCTACCCGGCGTTGGTGGACGAGGGCGCGAGCGTCGGCATCAAGCTGTTCGACACTCCGGAGGCGCAGGCCCGTTCGATGTGGGCGGGCACCCGCCGGCTGCTGATGCTCCAGGTCAACTCCCCGGCCAAGTCGATCCAGGGCCGGCTGGGCAACCAGGCCAAGCTGGCGCTGTCGTACAACCCGCATGGCTCCGTCCCGGCGCTGTTCGAGGACATCGTGGCGGCCGCCACCGACCGTCTGATGGGGTTGAACGGCGGCGTGGTGTGGGACGCGGAGGCGTTCGCCGGGCTGTACGACAAGGTCCGCGCGGACCTGTACGAGCTGTCGGCGGACACCACCCTGAAGACCGCGACGGCGCTGATCGCCTTCCACAAGGCGTCGACCCGGCTGAAGTCGGTCTCCAGCCCGGTGCTGCTGTCCGCGGTGAACGACATCCGGCTGCACCTGGCCTCTCTGGTGCACCCGGGCTTCGTCGCCGACACCGGCTGGTCGCGGCTGGGCGATCTGAAGCGCTATCTGATCGCGGTGGACCGCCGCCTGGAGGCGCTGCCCAACCACCCGCAGCGCGACCTGCAGAACCTGCTGAAGGTACAGGCCGTCCAGCAGGCGTACGGGGAGCTGCTGGCGAAGGTGCCGGCGGGGCGGGAGCCGTCGCCGGAGGTCCGGGCGGTCCGCTGGATGATCGAGGAACTGCGGGTGAGCTTCTTCGCACAGGGTCTGGGCACCCCGAGCCCGGTATCGGAGAAGCGCATCCTCAAGGCGATGGAGGCTGCCGCGGCGACCCTCTGA